One Littorina saxatilis isolate snail1 linkage group LG11, US_GU_Lsax_2.0, whole genome shotgun sequence genomic window, AGAATTTTATGGGTTAGAAAAGGAAAGTGAAAGggctttggggaggcagaaatagagaagagacaagaaaaagatcTCAATAatgttcacggcatcgagagtgatgcgaccttctctcagaagttagtagagaaggctcccccatccacctcccgggggacgcgcctctacgccaattagggggcgcgaggataTATAAAGATTAAATTAAGATAAGATCAAATGATCAGACAAGGTATCTTTGAACTACAACCATGGCAATGCCACAGGTACGCTCTACATAACCACAGTGGAGCGGTCAGATGCAGGGGATTACTACGCATGCGCGGTGCAGTCTGACCAACTGGACAAGGTTTCAGTGGCTCCCCTACCTTACATCTCCCTCAAGGTTGAAAAAACCAAAGGTATATAAGGACAAATAAAATTATATGTTGGTTttgggtaacccgaccgaccctattttttcccgccgaccctaaaacttctttttcatttctcaaaaaaaaccccactttttgcacattttgcaaaccagACCGAGACTAAAGGAAGTAACCTCTTTTAAAACCgactaaaaaaaataattgaataatgaaaaataaaaaaaataaaagccgacctaccgaccctatctttttgggtcacgttaccctaaaccaacatatatttgtttttggcCTAATTATGCATATTTTGAACAACACGGGGCTCCCTACGGACGCTCAACCCTGGAGGATCCCCGGACCCTCAACATTGATTTgtagggcggggacgtagctcagtcggtagcgcgctagatttgtatccagttggccgctgtcagcgtgagttcgtccccacgcaagcacaagaccaagtgcgcacgaaaaagatcctgtaatccatgtcagagttcggtgggttatagaaacacgaaaatacccagcatgcttcctccgaaaacggcgtatggctgcctaaatggcgggatacaaaacggtcatacacgtaaaattccactcgtgcaaaaacacgagtgtacgtgggagtttcagcccacgaacgcagaagaagaagacgaacaagaacaagatttgTAGGAAGTCAGAGAAACTTTAGAGGGTCCTTTGACGCATAACTCCCTCCCCCAGACCGCTCAAAGTAGTGCCGACATTTGACACTTTGAGCCATGTACAAAAGCATCATGGTTAAGATAACCTCCTTAAACTTGCATCTTGTCGAATTTATATTGAGGAATTCCAATTTGTTGTGAAAGGTAGTGTTGTTGCGAGATATGGCAGCTGTGTAGATGCGCACAAAAGATGCGCAAGAGAAGTGTGTGAGGCGACAACCTCATCGAAGTAAAAATATACATTTGCAAGTTTCTAACCATTTATGTAAAGGTCAGAATAGCAATACAAACACTATCGTGGTTATGAGAAACATGTTAACAACAATTCTCCCCGACTTCCTTTTGAGTGGTATCGATTCATTGTATTGCGTGTTTCAGAGACAAAAGTGATACCAACGGTCTTAGGATGGACGGGCCACGTGACTGCTGACAAAGGGGGAGAAGTCACCCTCGAATGTTTCTTCAGTGGAAAGTGAGTTATCGTTCTTTTATGGTTCTAAAATTAACATAACATGAACGCACGCGTGCCAGAGTTACttatttaaaaagaaaacaagtcgcgtaaggcgaaaatacaatatttagtcaagtagctgtcgaactcacagaatgaaactgaacgcaatgccatttttcagcaagaccgtatactcgtagcatcgtcagtccaccgctctaggcaaaggcagtgaaattgacaagaagagcggggtagtagttgcgctaagaaggatagcacgcttttctgtacctctctttgttttaactttctgagtgtgtttttaatccaaacatatcatatctatatgtttttggaatcaggaaccgacaaggaataagatgaaagtgtttttaaattgatttggacaatttaattttgataataatttttatatatttaattttcagagcttgtttttaatccgaatataacatatttatatgtttttggaatcagcaaataatggagaataagataaacgtaaatttggatcgttttataaatttttatttttttttacaattttcagatttttaatgaccaaagtcattaattaatttttaagccaccaagctgaaatgcaataccgaaccccgggcttcgtcgaagattacttgaccaaaatttcaaccaatttggttgaaaaatgagggcgtgacagtgccgcctcaactttcacgaaaagccggatatgacgtcatcaaagacatatatcaaaaaaatgaaaaaaacgttcggggatttcatacccaggaactctcatgtcaaatttcataaagatcggtccagtagtttagtctgaatcgctctacacacacacacagacacacagacacacagacacacagacacacgcacatacaccacgaccctcgtttcgattccccctcgatgttaaaatatttagtcaaaacttgactaaatataaaaagaaaaacattcaTGCAAAATACCGAAATGAAATATGGGATGACGTCATTAAATCATGGAAGGTTGAAATGAATAAATTAAGCGTAATGCTGCTTTGATTATAACGAAAGGAAATTTAACTTCGGCTCAATAAATTTTAGAAGGTTTTTGtatgtctttttctttctaCTTTTTCATAGAACCAGAAGAGCACACTAAAGACGAGTACTTTAAGGTTGTTCCGGTTAACAGCGCATAAACAAATCACGTCCCAAATGGGTCTCAGCAACATCACAGGACGTGAAATCAcaaaagtcagtcagtcaatcggTTGTGCCGGAAATTTACTGGAGACATTTTAACAATAAACTGAAAACAGTTGCATGTACTAAGAAAGTGTACTTGAATTTTACGGGACTAACTTTCTGACGCGTTTTTATTTGTGATCCTTCCTAAACCAACAATAACGCGAAGAGACAGTCATCTGCACCTGCCTGCCAACCATTTGAACATTAAGGTAGTGCTGGCTTTTTGTTTTTCCTGGACTAATTCTCCAAGGCATATTTCTCTGTTACTCAGTCCCAAATCAGTAATAACGTGGAGAGACGGAGACTGGACTCATTTTCCAAGGCATATATTTCTCTGTTACTCAGTCCCAAACCAGTAATAACGTGGAGAGACGGAGACTGGACTCATTCTCCAAGGCATATATTTCTCTGTTACTCAGTCCCAAACCAGTAATAACGTGGAGAGACGGAGACTGGACTTATTCTCCAAGGCATATTTCTCTGTTACTCAGCCCCAAACCAGTAATAACGTGGAGAGACGGAGACTGGACTCATTCTCCAAGGCATATATTTCTCTGTTACTCAGTCCCAAACCAGTAATAACGTGGAGAGACGGAGACTGGACTCATTCTCCAAGGCATATTTCTCTGTTACTCAGTCCTAAAACAGTAATGCTGTGGAGAGACGGACACTGGACTCATTCTCCAAGGCATATTTTTCTGTTACTCAGTCCCAAACCAGTAATAACGTGGAGAGACGGACACTGGACTCATTCTCCAAGGCATATTTCTCTGTTGCTCAGCCCTAAACCAGTAATAACGTGGAGAGACGGAGACTGGACTCATTCTCCAAGGCATATTTCTCTGTTACTCAGCCCTAAACCAGTAATAACGTGGAGAGACGGACACTGGACTCATTCTCCAAGGCATATTTTTCTGTTACTCAGTCCCAAACCAGTAATAAGGTGGAGAGACGGAGAGCAGGACACGACCATCATCAACGGTACGGGGAGGAGGATCTACATGTCACGGTCGTCCCACCAACTGACCATCAGCAGGCTGACCGACAATGACGAGGGCACCTACATCTGTGAGGCCGAGAACAGCAAGGGGAGTGCACGCGCCTCAACCTTCCTCAACGTTACTTGTGAGTTCATGCATGTTCCAAGGCAAAGGTCGAGGTGGAAATAAGCGATCAAAATGACTTCATAACTTACAAACAATGTTTTGTCgtgctgttgtttgtgtgtgtgtgtgtgtgtgtgtgtgtgtgtgtgtgtgtgtgtgtgtgtgtgtgtgcgtgtgtgtgtgagtgtgtgtgcgtgtgtgtgtttgtgtgaaagaggggaggggtggggtggaggggtaggTAGGATATGGGATACGGAGATCCTTAGTTGTTTTCGGGACGAATGTACTGATAAAAAGGCACTCTACAAAAtcgtttttcttttaattttgccAGTTGGACGGCTGCACTGACAAATTGGTAGACGGCAGTTAACATTTCTTATAGCCTTTGTTGTAAATTCGGTTCTATTTAGCTAGGTGAATTGTGTAGCTTCTTTACTCCATACCATCCCAACCCTAAACAtttctgtgcaaaaagaagGGTCACAACACCACAATAGAAAATGTGCAATTCCTCTTTTTAATAAACAAtcttttgtttcattttaaaaACTATACTGATTCTATTGATTCCAACACATTCAATGTTTTCAGCACGGCCGTTGTTCGAGAAGGAAAGCCCACAAATCATTATTGCCCCTACCGGACGTGACGCAACATTTTCGTGCGTGGCCAAAGGAGCTTTTCGGGAACAACCGCTAGCTCCCCCTGACTGGACAATCAACGGCTATTCGATAGGTAATGAAGAGAATAAGAAAACACGAAAGGCACCTTCATTCGTGTGTTATCGTTTATGAAAACCACAACAGATCCACGCTGACTTTGACTCcgattttgttttggtttgtttgtttgacctcagttgcatgcaggttgctgCAACCCATGTCTtgtttgacctcagttgcatgcaggttgcttcaacccatatcttgtttgacctcagttgcatgcaggttgcttcaacccatatcttgtttgacctcagttgcatgcaggttgcttCAACCCATATCTTGTTTGCCttatttgttctttttttttctcctttttacattaagtcaagttttgactaatgtttttaacatagaggggggaatcgagacgagggtcgtggtgtgtgtgtgtgtgtgtgtctgtctgtctgtgtgtgtgtgtgtgtagagcgattcagactacactaccggaccgatctgtatgacatttttcatgagagttcctgaaagtgatatccccggacatttttcttattttttcgataaatgtctttgatgacgtcatatctggcattttgtataagttgaggcggcactgtcacaccctcatttttcaatcaaattgattgaaagtttggcaaagcaatcttcgacaaaggccggacttcggttttgcatttcagcttggaggcttaaaatttaattaatgactttggtcattaaaaatctgaaaattgtaattaaaaaatcttttttataaaacgatccaaaactacgttcatcttattcttcatcactttctgattccaaaaacatataaatatgttatattcggattaaaaacaagctctgaaaattaaaaatataaaaattatgattaaaattaaatttccgaaatcgatttaaaaacaattccatcttattcattgtcggttcctgattcaaaaaacatatagatatgatatttttgaataaaaaacacgctcagaaagttaaaacaaagagaggtacagtaaagcgtgcagcacagcgcaaccgctaccgcgcttaacaggctcgtcactttcactgccttttgcactagcggcggactacggtcattgtgaaaaaatgcagtgcgttcagtttcattctgtgagttccacagcttgactaaatgtagtaatttcgccttacgcgacttgttttttcgtCTCtcaggcggggagcatcctgaGATTGGATTTATTGAAACAGCTTAGTACGTGTATTACACATTGAAATGATTTCAGCGAAAATAAAATCCCATGAACAGAAAGCAGTCGGGCTCAAGgctgttttaaaaaaatatatgatttaATTGAAACAGATATATAAATATATCTGCTTCTAAGTGAATGGATGCTGTTATTATACGCGAAAGCCTGGAAAGATGCGGTGGTGCACATATGGCCATATACACGAGAAGGaaattaattgtgtgtgtgtggggggggggggtgtgggtgtgggtgtgtgtatgtgtgtgtgtgtgggtgtgcgtgtgtgtgtgtgtgtgtgtgtgtgtgtgtgtgtgtgtgggtgtgggtgtgtgtgtgtgtgtgtgtgccgtgagaGACTGCTCTggattttccttgtttttataaggacagtaccattttgagtctgagtctgaaaTAAAGTTACATTTGATAAAGACACAAACGCCGTAGTTCATTAAAGTTCACGGCACAGAATGTTACTGCATGAATATCTTCGTTTATCCATCGCAGGGCCAAAACAAGACGAAAAGATTTCTGTAAGCGAGGACAAGACCAAACTGACTGTTCACAACGTGACGAAAGATGACGTCATGAGTGTGCAGTGCAACGTCAGTAATTCCAGAGGATATGCGTTTGGTAACGGCTATCTGGCTGTGATAGGTAAACTGCTATAATTTCTAgctaattttattttttgtcacgttgttgatggttttgttttacttatctttcttttttgatgATACTATAACTGTATATCTATCATTTCTTCACATTAACAAGGTTGTTTGATGATACTATAACTGTATATCTATCATTTCTTCAGATTAACAAGGTTGTTTCTACTGGTAATCCTGCTGCGTGTAAAACTACCCAAAACTGTTGAACAAGGTTAGTTGTTCAACTTAGCTCAatcatagacaaaacaaaacatgcaaTAGTAAACGACCTAGTACCTTGTGCGCGGTCTTGGATGTGGACCTATAAAAACAACTATAAAGAGACAATGTGCACACAAAAATTaactttttcatttttcattttcccattttcattactttattgtcccatcgctgggaaattcgggtcgcttcctcccagtggaaagctagcagcaacggagtcgcgctacccaggtgtctgcgtgtttaggtgtattcagccacctgcacttatggcagaatgaccaaggtcttttacgtgccattgtgatgacacgggggtgggacatggcttccgtctctgggtctgcacataaagttgacccgtgtccgtcccggcccgaattcgatcctgcgaccttccgatcacaagtccagtgctctaccaactgagctaccgggccccggtAGTTCAGTCATATTAGCTAGTAAAATAGCTTAACTAAATTTAGTAGAATTCAAGAAAACTTTGCTTGTAGAATTCAAAGAAGTAATATAAGAGTAAGAAGAAGATTAAAGCACAACAAAATACGTCGTTTGTTGACCGTTTTTGAACAAACCAGCTGCACGACTTGTCATGCTGTGAcagggaggctaccgctcctgtcacagcagactctgcacccgagttgttggcctttaaaagtgaACATGATGAGGAAATGTAGGTCCATCATGCAGGATCCCACACACCCGGCTGGTCATCTCTTCCAGCCTCTGCTCTCGGGGCGCAGGCTCAGAACCCTCAGATGCCGTACGGCAAGACTCAGAAACAGTTTCTACCCCCAGGCTGTCCTGGCTTTTAATAACCGGTAAATGAACTCTACAGATTGTGACACGTTTTAGGATGTTCTAGGAGTATGCTTTTAGTAGCTGACATTACATACTGTGATCTATAGAGTGGGTTTTAGTATGGTGACACCACTGTGACGCGATGAAGCCAGACTATGTTTTAGCAGCTGGTTATATTATcggaatacacatctagtatgtgttagtagttttagtcgttctttaaccactgtgatgtgttggaagagtttacttttatgtgctgttttggaggtacattttatcagtatggaacatgttcagttcgggaacaggggttggagttggggggggagtggtgggggggggggggtcctaggggttccgatagctcttagagtttcatagttctcaccatgtctgtatagtgtatgtattagttactgtgataccaaattgtcttacccatacatgatgctatgcgccagtgatgtatgaatgctatttatttttgtttttatcacacagcaagctgctttcctcgtgtattttttatgttcattcatgtattgtacacttggcaataaattatctatctctatctatctatctatcttatctatctatctatcttgtggaaatctgtttgtgatggggtctggtggtttccgattgtctgtatgttcatggaaaccttcgggtttgcataacagtttttatagggctaagaaattagccctaacattttcaatcctgtttgattgcacttcgcttcccgaggtgatcgtagtgtttcggcacacggttacaatGCAATAAAGCTTTCTCTCTATTAAATCCCGGTGTCACGTCCGGGTCCGTCCCCCTCCCCTATTGTTGACTGTACAGGGCACATACCCGCTTATGTCTTATGTTTTTAACACACATGTCGTAACAGTACCTAAGAACACGaagacgtcactcgaggctttTTCGAGATCGGTGTCATTTATAGTCTTACCCTCTGTCCAGAAAAAGATGTAATACCATGTGAACATTAGCGAGGATATAACTTATAACCTACAGAAACTCCCACCTTTACTCATGTTTaagcacaagtgggtttttaagtgtatggccgtttttaccccgccattcaggcagccatacgccgctttcgggggaagcatgctgggtatttttgtgtttctataacccaccgaactcagacatggattacaggatcctttccgtgcgcacttggtcttgtgctggcGTGTATACACAGGTTCAAAAGTGAGGATTCCTAATTGTAAACGTTACTCGGTAAAATAGTGACAAACGCAATCACAGATCCGTCAATAAATCAATTCCATCGGCTTAACAAATCTTTCTCGCTCGATTCTATCAGATCCGCTGCAAATCGTGTCAGAGCCAAACAAGACGAAGGAGGTGGAGTTGGGCAAGACCAAATGGCTGAACCTGACGGTCAAGACCACATCTGACCCTTGCTGCCCGGCCAAGTTTGCCTGGTACCTCAACGACCAGGAACTGCCCGCACCCTCTCTTCACAAACAACCTTACAGGTAAGTTTGGAGGCTTGTGCctaaaattaaaacaatgaATTGAACGAATTATAGGCAAAACGAcgaatacactacatgtagaaCCTCACTTTTAATATTTCAAGTTTGCGATCAAGATACACACCAGACAAATGATAACGATTGTTGAAATATAAATGAAATATGTGCTGTGCTCACCACGAAAAAATCATCATAATTTAAAAGGACAAATATTCgcatttgttttgcgtttcttTTTCTAAATGTTGTCCCAAAGAAGCCTCCACATGCAAAAGTTTGCCTTCTTAATTGTGCCGTCGTTGTCTTGGTGAATAGAGATTTCATTTGTTGTTTAACATTTCTTGTTTAACTCACTAGCAGTTAATTTTGTTATTAAGATAAGTGATAAAGATGAAGAGTAATTATCTTTAGTTTAGCCTCGTCAAAgatagtaaaaaaacaaaatgacgatTCTTGACGTCTTTTAACTTAGATAACTTGCAATAGCTTTATGAAGTTGAAACACTAATCCAGAAACGTATACCTCTTTACAGCTACAAGATCGAAGACAACATGGCGACTCTCTCCATCCGGGTGGACGGACCGGAAGAGGAAGTGGAGGGCGTGATGGGAAAGTACCGGTGCAAGGTGTTTCACGAGGCCTATGCTGACTCCGGCAAGAGAAACGTGACTGTGGATGTGAAGCTGAAGGTTTTGGATAAACCAGGTACATATTTGTTTTACATTATGGGGGCAATTGGTCACAACATGCAAaaactcataaaaacccaaaaaGGCGAAATTCACGAGGCCTACTCTGGCAAGAGAAACGTGACTATGGATGTGAAGCTGAACGTCCTGGATGACCCAGGTCAGTATGATGGGTGTAGGTGCATACACAAGTTTTACAAGAATCAACTAGTAGTGTATAATTTATACATGTACCATGAACTTGCTTTTTTGTCTCTAACAAAGGGGCAACAACATATACACAAGAGACTTCAATCTCTTTAGGTTGAGACTGACAACCTCTTTGCCCGTGTAACCTTGTGTATGATTTaatccatattaggagccggtccatattaggggcccttcccctagaTCATATCAAATCATACCATATaccaggtctttcctggcaaaattgtataggcatagataaaaaaaaaatgtccaccaaaatacccatgtgacttggaataataggccgtgaaaagtaggatatgcgcagAAATGGCTGCgcgcgatctgctggccgatatgaatgcgtgatgtattgtgtaaaaaaattccatctcacacggcataaataaatccctgcgccttgaatatgtgcgcgatataaattgcattaaaaaaaattttaatttttttttacaaaaatccctgcgcttagaactgtacccacggaatacgcgcgatataaacctcatattgattgattgattgattgattgatatcatATTATACCATACAGTATAATATAtatcatgtttgtgtgtgcatgcgtgtgtgtgcgcgtgcgtgagtgcgtgcttttgtgcgtgtgtatgtgtgtctgtacgtgcgtacatacgtgcgttcgtgcgtatgtttgtttatttgtgtgtgtatgtgtttcaggAGAAAACCTTGCTCAACAAATCCGAGGAAGCATGACGGATACGCAACGCATTGGTGAATGGAACTTGTAAATCAAAGAAGTCCCACCTTTCCACCTCTTTAGCTTGTACCCTCGCTGATGACTTGTTTTCATGTTAACCATGCCAAGACAGTACAATACAAATAAGAAAGTTTTCACAAGAGATGTCGAATGCAATAAACTAGAAAGTGCATTAATCACACACCTTGGTATGATTTGAACATGCTCTCTCCAGtcttggctaaaaaaaaaacccatttttTCTTGTGTGCAACTATTTAGTGGGGAAGGGGAACACATATTTGCATACTAGAGACGAAGGAGCAGCTGAATCAATGCAGAGCGTTGAAAACGATGCACCCGTGTATATCCTGAACCGAGGGTGACAAGGTACAAGCAGCGCATTTAATATGGTGGTTGTCCTTCGCGTCCGAAGAAGACTTTTTTCGTTCTGCAGCTTATCTGTTTACTCGGAGGTGGCTCTGCAAGCCTACTCTGGAGGCGCAGAACCAGGAACAGTGGGGGCACTGGAAGTCAGTTGTGATCACTGCTGGTGTAGCGCTGTGGCGTTGTTTTCGCGCAGCAACAAGTCTCTTACAGCGGGCCTTTTCAAAGTCAGCAGAGGCTTAATGTCTATATGAAGttttatatcgcgcgcgtatctccagactcggactcaaggcgcagggatctatttatgccgtgtgagatggaatttttttacacaatacatcacgcattcacatcgaccagcagatcgcagccatattggcgcatatcctacttttcacggcctattattccaagtcacacgggtattttggtggacattttttatctacgcctatacaattttgccaggaaagacccttttgtcaatcgtgggatctttaacgtacacaccccaatgtagtggaCATGAAATGTCATAGGGCTCGCCAGCGTGGACGGTCCTTGGTAAAAAGCATTCAATGCACAGTGTAATAATAACATTACTCGTCGGCATGTTCTTACTGAGGGTGGCGAGTTGCAAGCAGCTCACGCAATGCAAATCATGATGCTTACACATTCTACACAACATAATTATCAGTATGGTCTGAACAGAGAGTGGCGGGATCCAAGCAGATTATGAAATATAAAGTTGTCATAAATACACAACACATAATTATGGGTGTGTTCTTATTTAAAAGAGAGTGGCCAGATGCAGTCGCCGAGGAGAAGTTCTTGGTGGATCTTTGGAGTCATCGTCATCGTCTTTATCATCGCTGTCGTTCTCATTGTGATGATTCTAAACTGCTGCCGGAAAAACGAATACCATCGTGAGTGGCGATGCAActgctttctctctgtgtgtctcctCGTTCCTTCATCTATGCctgctctctttgtctctgctTTTCTGTcagtaagtgtatgtgtgtgtgtgtgtgtgtgtgtgtgtgtgtgtgtgtgcgtgcgtgtgtgtgtgtacgtgtttgtgtgcgtgtttgtgtgcgtgtatgtgtgtgtgtatgtgtgcgtgcttgtgtgtgtgcgtgcgtctgtctgtctgtgcgtacgtgtgtgtgtgtgtgtgtgtatgtgtgtgtgtgcgtgcgtatgtgtgtgtgtgtgtgtgtgtgtgcgtgcgtgtgtgtgtgtgcgtgtatgtgtgcgtgcgtgcctacgtatgtgtgtgtgcgtgtgtgtgtgtgcgtgcgt contains:
- the LOC138980048 gene encoding hemolin-like isoform X2 yields the protein MARPCILCVHLLLCVAFPESASIKYWPKSTPMEFDIPAPPHVIFPFTQITEYHSEGTRFDINCEAWGLNVTLKWLQDGSTISPTHAYITEHPDNGTLSFHGFTRRDEGYFQCRASNQYGVSLSHVVEVRQRVPPKFNNDVKNATTFTVQEGSGIALPCHDRPTLIPQGSYNWYNKTDTDQFQIHFRMIDRMDMDINGTLYITTVERSDAGDYYACAVQSDQLDKVSVAPLPYISLKVEKTKETKVIPTVLGWTGHVTADKGGEVTLECFFSGNPKPVIRWRDGEQDTTIINGTGRRIYMSRSSHQLTISRLTDNDEGTYICEAENSKGSARASTFLNVTSRPLFEKESPQIIIAPTGRDATFSCVAKGAFREQPLAPPDWTINGYSIGPKQDEKISVSEDKTKLTVHNVTKDDVMSVQCNVSNSRGYAFGNGYLAVIDPLQIVSEPNKTKEVELGKTKWLNLTVKTTSDPCCPAKFAWYLNDQELPAPSLHKQPYSYKIEDNMATLSIRVDGPEEEVEGVMGKYRCKVFHEAYADSGKRNVTVDVKLKVLDKPGENLAQQIRGSMTDTQRIESGQMQSPRRSSWWIFGVIVIVFIIAVVLIVMILNCCRKNEYHRIGLNAKCDDSKETLVNHETSVPNHTGAD
- the LOC138980048 gene encoding hemolin-like isoform X3, which produces MARPCILCVHLLLCVAFPESASIKYWPKSTPMEFDIPAPPHVIFPFTQITEYHSEGTRFDINCEAWGLNVTLKWLQDGSTISPTHAYITEHPDNGTLSFHGFTRRDEGYFQCRASNQYGVSLSHVVEVRQRVPPKFNNDVKNATTFTVQEGSGIALPCHDRPTLIPQGSYNWYNKTDTDQFQIHFRMIDRMDMDINGTLYITTVERSDAGDYYACAVQSDQLDKVSVAPLPYISLKVEKTKETKVIPTVLGWTGHVTADKGGEVTLECFFSGNPKPVITWRDGEQDTTIINGTGRRIYMSRSSHQLTISRLTDNDEGTYICEAENSKGSARASTFLNVTSRPLFEKESPQIIIAPTGRDATFSCVAKGAFREQPLAPPDWTINGYSIGPKQDEKISVSEDKTKLTVHNVTKDDVMSVQCNVSNSRGYAFGNGYLAVIDPLQIVSEPNKTKEVELGKTKWLNLTVKTTSDPCCPAKFAWYLNDQELPAPSLHKQPYSYKIEDNMATLSIRVDGPEEEVEGVMGKYRCKVFHEAYADSGKRNVTVDVKLKVLDKPGENLAQQIRGSMTDTQRIESGQMQSPRRSSWWIFGVIVIVFIIAVVLIVMILNCCRKNEYHRIGLNAKCDDSKETLVNHETSVPNHTGAD